GAGCTCGAGGAGCGGTACCCGGGTCTGCGCCGACCCGACTCGCCCACGCAGGTGGTCGGCGGGACCTTCTCCACCGACTTCGCCCCCGTCGACCACCTCGAGCCGATGCTCAGCCTCGACAACGCCTTCTCCACCGAGGAGCTGCTCGCCTGGGCGGCCCGCGTCGAGCGGGAGGTCGGGGGCGCCGACGTCCACTACCTGTGCGAGCTGAAGATCGACGGGCTGGCGGTCAACCTGCTGTACGAGGAGGGCCGGCTCACCCGGGCCGCCACCCGCGGGGACGGCCGCACCGGCGAGGACGTCACGAACAACGTGCGCACCATCAGCGGTGTCCCGCACGTGCTGGCCGGCGCCGGGCACCCCCCGCGGGTGGAGGTCCGCGGCGAGGTGTTCTTCCCGGTCGAGGCGTTCACCGACCTCAACGCAGCGCTCGTCGAGGCAGGCAAGCCACCGTTCGCCAACCCCCGCAACGCCGCCGCCGGCTCCTTGCGGCAGAAGGACCCGCGGGTCACCGCATCCCGGCCGCTGCGGATGCTCGTCCACGGCCTCGGGCTGCACGACGGTCTGCACGTCGAGCGGCAGTCACAGGCCTACGAGGTGCTCGCCTCGTGGGGGCTGCCGACCTCGCCGCACACCCGTGTCGTCGACACCATCGAGGAGGTCCAGGCGATCGTCGCCGCCTACGGCGAGGACCGGCACGCGGTCGAGCACGAGATCGACGGTGTCGTGGTCAAGGTCGACGAGGTGGCCCTGCAGCGGCGCCTCGGGTCGACCAGTCGGGCACCTCGGTGGGCGATCGCGTACAAGTACCCCCCCGAGGAGGTGACCACCGAGCTGCTCGACATCCGGGTCAACGTGGGGCGCACCGGGCGGGTCACCCCCTACGCCGTGATGCGACCCGTCCGGGTCTCCGGCTCGACCGTCGAGATGGCCACCCTGCACAACGCCGACGAGGTGCGCCGTAAGGGCCTGCTCATCGGGGACACCGTGGTGGTCCGCAAGGCCGGCGACGTCATCCCCGAGATCGTCGGCCCGGTCGTCGACCTGCGCGACGGCGACGAGCGCGAGTTCGTCATGCCCACCCAC
This DNA window, taken from Kineosporiaceae bacterium SCSIO 59966, encodes the following:
- the ligA gene encoding NAD-dependent DNA ligase LigA, which gives rise to MSESSPADLPDDVPPATEQEAPPPEAQHEWTELAEEIRSHQFAYYVRDAPVISDGEYDALVRRLAELEERYPGLRRPDSPTQVVGGTFSTDFAPVDHLEPMLSLDNAFSTEELLAWAARVEREVGGADVHYLCELKIDGLAVNLLYEEGRLTRAATRGDGRTGEDVTNNVRTISGVPHVLAGAGHPPRVEVRGEVFFPVEAFTDLNAALVEAGKPPFANPRNAAAGSLRQKDPRVTASRPLRMLVHGLGLHDGLHVERQSQAYEVLASWGLPTSPHTRVVDTIEEVQAIVAAYGEDRHAVEHEIDGVVVKVDEVALQRRLGSTSRAPRWAIAYKYPPEEVTTELLDIRVNVGRTGRVTPYAVMRPVRVSGSTVEMATLHNADEVRRKGLLIGDTVVVRKAGDVIPEIVGPVVDLRDGDEREFVMPTHCPSCGTELRPEREGDKDIRCPNTRSCPAQLRERLFHVASRGAFDIEALGWEAAGALLEAGVLDDEGGLFDLTEDDLRRVPLFTRKDGQLSANGRRLLDNLQRARSQPLWRVLVALSIRHVGPTAARALAQHFGSLERIFAADVEELAAVDGVGPVIAEAVRAWWQVDWHRRVVERWAAAGVRTADERDESVPRTLEGLTVVVTGSLAGFTRDEAKEAILARGGRAASSVSRRTSFVVVGDSPGSKADKAAELGVPVLDEEGFRALLEGGPGAVAGRSEG